TTGATAAGGACGATTTTGGGGATTATGATGAGCAAAGAACATTAACTATCGGGATGAGTAATCAAGCTCGTTTGTTGGTTGTGGTTTGGACACAAAGAGAAAATATCATTCGTATTATTACGGCTTTTTTTCCAACGAAAAGCCAAGAAAAGGAGTACGCCAATGCAAGATATTGATTTGGAATATGAACGCTATAAGAATTTTGATTTTAGTGGGGCTACTCGCACCCAAAATCCTAAAATCTTAGAAATGCGTGCTAGAAAAAAAGCCTATGATAGGTTTATGGAATTTTTTGATACGGAAGTTCGAGAGATTGTGTTAAGCCATGATACCCCACAGGATAGAACACGCTTGAACGCTGTGATTAAGGC
The sequence above is a segment of the Moraxella osloensis genome. Coding sequences within it:
- a CDS encoding BrnT family toxin; translation: MPILDLFGMVFEWHDDKFELVHQNRGVSLEEVASVFFDDYSIDKDDFGDYDEQRTLTIGMSNQARLLVVVWTQRENIIRIITAFFPTKSQEKEYANARY